The genomic window TTCAGAGGCATCTGATGAAGTCCCCAGCAAAAATTCCAATTACACATCTGGTTCTGTGCATGGCTACATCTTGACAAggaactgaaataaatacaatgGGGCTGATACAGCATTGCAGCCACGTGCGCAGTTCAGGTAAGTTTGTGTGTGCTCAGGACTTCCCATAAATGCATGGGAAATGGGGAGGGCTGGAAGGGCACAGGTAATCCTGGCATCTGGTCCATGATGCTTCACGTTGTTTTGCAGATCCAACTGAGGGGAAAGCACCTGCAAAGCAAATCCCCGTAACCATGGCACTCCTTGGATACAACCCTGAGAGCAACCACAGCACTCCGTAACTCTCCTCTgaccctgtgctgctgcaggtgagctgctctgggagccaCATGGGGCTGGGGAGTTGCTGTCAGCAGCAAAATGCCCCTTCTGTTCTGTGTCAGCACAAAgtgacacagcccagcctgagTCTGCAGCCCTGCCACGTTTGACTGATTTTGTCTAAACGCTCCTTTGCTCAGCATCAACCTGTTTGTTCCCATGGCAATTATCTCCCCTCCCAATGTGCCCTTACCTCTGGAAAATCGGTCATGTTCACTATCATAAGCTGCGGTGACTTCTGTGAGATCTGCCCCAGCTGGTTCAGCGGAAACTTCCCATCTTTTGTCATCACAGTTATGTGATCCAGGGCCCCTCAAAAGAACCAAACACAGGGAGGTTCAGTGTGATAAACCAGTGTGCAGCGACgctgaagaaaaacacatctACACTGTCCCACTTCCCTTCTGCCATGCAGAATACAGAggttacaaaggaaaaaatggtgtTTATTCAGACTTCAGGTGCTGTTTGTGTTCAGGCATCCCGTGTATTCACAAGctaaatatttcaaagctgctttaaagcacaaaaacatgaaaacaaaactcttgtttgtttttgctgctAGAATAGGAAAACTAAGCAGGATTGTTAAGAATTAAAGGGaaatggttattttttaattcttacagcttaaagaaaatcaaaatgttgCCATAAAAATCAAGACAAATATTGTCTTTAACTTAGCAGTGCTCTCTTaaactcctctttttttttctccaggccCCCAGAGGGGTGTTGTACACTGCCTAATTTAAAGTATTCAGTTTCTCCCTGAGCTACTCTTAATCTGCTCTCTACTTTCTGCTGCAAAATGTTAACAGGCCAAAAGGCACATGGGACAGGAGGTACTTTATcagtgcaattaaaaaaaatacctatGGTTCAAATAAATAGTTAAGAGACTGAGCTACGCTTTCCAGCTCCATTAAAGACAGAAGTGcccctgccagagctggggtGGTGAATGATTCAAACTTGGTCATTGTTTAATGTTAAATTTTATCCCTGAAACTTGATACACTTACAAATGCGTATGTTCAGAGTGTTACGGTAACTGCAGCCTAGTCAAACATATTCACATTCCTTCCTAAAACACAAAATCCACTACATGAACGAGGCCTGTACAGGTCACTACCCACAAAGATGCACAGCGGAGAAAAAGTTTGTATATGCCAGACACCAGCCCAATGGCAATTTCCAAAAGGCTAATTTAATGGCAATTGGATTTTTCCTGCCCTACTGCACCATTAGCTGACAACCTGCTTCTCCATCACATCTGCAAACAGTTCAGTTAGACACTTTTGACATCTCCCACTTAAAAAAGCTATTTCCAGGAAGCTATTAACAAAAATGGATTCTTCCTGGTCAAGCTCAGGGTGAAGAAAGCCTCTAGCTGGGGATGTCAGGGCTGTAGCAACTGGATGCCCAGTGGataattccaggaaaaaaaaaaaccaattttggAAAAATTGGAGTTGTCCGCTACTAGGATTTGTATCCTTATTTACATACAAGGAAGTTACCAACCTGGTGAGGTTCTAACACTGAGACTTCTGCTGAAGTCTTCTTTCAGAGCTTCTATGACTGCCTGCATGTCTTCACTGGTTTCCTCCAAATTGATAATATCCTCAACTAGGGCAGCACTGATATTCACTTTGGCTTGACTCTGCCCTTTACCTTTAGCTGCAgattacacaaaaaaaaatttagtttcTACTTCTGAAAAGTTAGTTAGAAAGTAGAAAGAAGGTACTAAAGGCCTGGTCAGATTTACAATTGAGTCTAAGATAAACTGAAGTAAAACCAAAGTAACTGTATTTTCTAATGAGTAAAGAGCTCAGCACTTGAGCATGTTagccaaaataaataaatatataaaattatataaatattgaGAGATtgcaaaaccatgaaaaaaacagttgtttttaccttttttgGTAGCCAGCTGTCTGCTCAGCAGCATCTGCTGGACACAGGCTGGGCAGCCTCTGGGAGCCTGGGGCAGCCACCTGGTCATGGCAAACGAGGACCAGGACCGGTGCAGCAGGGACGGGAGAGGGCGGAGGCACCTCAGTGCCAAAGCCATTGCTCACAGCTCCTCTCTGATCCACgtggagaagagaaaggcagGCGGGCTGCTTGGCCTGCTAAAACCAGATTCAGGTCTTAGTGGCGGCTGTGGGGGCAAGGTGACAGCTCAGTGATGTGGGCAGCAAGTTTGGGGTTCTGCAGTGACCAACGGGCAAAAAGTGAATAGGGGTCGGTGGCTTCCAGCCCGTGCCCACGGTATCAGCATGGCCTTCACACATCTGTCCAGACGGGTCTGACACAAAAACCACGGCTGCTGAGCGGGAACAGCTCACCACGGTATCTATCGGGTGCTTGCACATCAGCTGGGCCGaaactttaatttctgtctCACGAGGCCTGACACCTCCACACTCACAGGGTTTATTCATTCCAGCCTCGGCCGTTCGAGGCTCCGGGGAGTTTTGGCAGCTGCGGCTCTGCTGCGCTCAGAGCTGCGGCAACACCGACAGGACTGGGTCCCCGGGGCGCTGCCGCGGGCGGCCACCGGAGGAACCGGCCCTCCCTGCGCCGGGGGCACCCGacccctgcccctcctccccgGTGCCGGTCCCGGTCCCCTCCGgtgcccccggccccgcacagGCCCcgcccctcggccccgcccACACCACCCCCCGCTTCTCAGGACGCCCCGGCCCGCTGGCCCCGGTGCCCCGTGGAAAGCCGGGCCGAGGAGCGGGCATCGGGGGCCGGCGATCGGGAATCGGGGTCGGGGATCGGGGCCCGGGGGCGgtgaaggggaggggaaggcgGGGGAGGGCGGGCGCCAGCGCCTCGCTCACCGTCACAGCCCCGCGCGTCCCAGCAGCGTCATCGGAGCGGGCCGAGCGTGACGTCACAGAGCGGCGCCAAGGGCGGGGCGAGGCCTGCGCGGGCAcggagcggccgcggccccgcgggggTGGTGAGAGCGGCccgggccgccccccgcgccACCCGCACCCTCCGCACAGCCATGGAGCCGGGCTGCCAGGCGCTGCCGCTGGAGAACGCCTCCATCCTCTCCGAGGGCGCGCTGCAGGACGGGCACCGCCTCTGGATCGGCAACCTCGACCCCAAGATCACCGAGTGAGTGACCGCGCGGCACCGCCGCGATCCGCGCCCTGCGGAACCCCCCGGGCGCCTCCCCCGCAGCGGCACCGCCCCGGACGGGGCCGTGTTCCCGCATCAGCACCGAGCCCTCCCGGGCGGTGCCGCATCGCCCCTCCtcgggccctgccctgcccccagGGCCCAGCCTGAGCCCGAGCACTGCTCCATCTCTGGTGCCAGCACCTCTCCGGGGTGTTGGGGGTGTTCCCGTGCCCggcaggcagcacaggctgctgtaGCActctcagctcctgcctctgccccgcAGCGAGAGGTGACAGTCGCCCACTCGAGCAGATTTGCACTCTGAGGAGCAGCCCGTGCCTGCTGGGCGCTGATGCAGGCAGGGAGTCGCCTAAAATGTGGGTGTGTCTGTCTGTGGGGTGTCCCCCACAGACCGAGGGGCTCAGAGGCAGGTCCTTGGCTCCTGCAAACAGCACCCACCCCCTGAGACGCTGCTCGGGCTGGGAGCCCAGGGGCTGAAAACATCCCTGTTCTCTAAAGTAGGGAAGTGTAGAATATCAGGTTGGAGACTTCCAGGGTGACAGCAGTACAAACAATGGTAAAGCAAGGCACAGCCCTGGAAATTGTAACCCCGAGTGGTTGGGGTTTGCAGAGAAATGAGAGTGGGCAGGGAAGACCTGACAGCCAGGGATCTGTGTCAAACAAGAGCCTTGTTTTGGTATTTTGCTGGGTGTGAGTTCAGCAGAGGAGAGTGGCTGGAGCAGTGGATGGTGGGGAGTGGTGGGCTTGGCTGCTGTGGTGGGTAAGTGCATGAATCAAACACATGTGTGagcattttgtgttttctctagGCTACAGATAATTATCTCCTGAGCAAGCATAACATTTGAACAGCTAAATTGTCAAGGGGACATGATGTGCTGTCCAATATTTGGATAGTGTGCTGTGAAATCACTAGGTTGTAtagaaaggaaagcaaaccaaaacaatttgGGCTTTACACACTCATAACAAACAAGCATTTTTGATTAACTATTGTGTGTGTCTGCCGTGgaatactttttcttcctggttctttttgtgtgtgtgcaggtgctGGGGTTTTATTCTGAGTGTGGTTCATCTGAACAGAGCAGCTCCCTAATAGCCTCTAAATGGAATCATTAATGCATTGTGATTTCAGCCATTCAGCTTGGGGAGGTTTCTGCATTAATTACCACGTCTATCCCACAGCTCTGTTACTGTGGTCTGTCCACATTCACTGACCACATACAATTAGATATAGGAATTCTTGAGTGTTGTTTGCTGGGTCCTTAGGGATTCAGGAACTGGGTTAGAGTGAGGAGAGGAATGGAGGACGTAAGTGCATTGGATCCTCCACTCCCTGGGGTGATCCTCAGTGCTGTCAGACCCGTTCAGTAGAGGTTGCTCCTTTTAATCTTGGCCAGATGAGTAATAGCTTTATATGGCAAAATTTACTGCTTTCATCACTTGGATGGAAGTGAGTTTGGTGTTTCCTCCAGGGTTCTCAAACCTAAAGGGCTTCCATGCTCCTGAATGTTTAAAGTTTGCCCAGTGATGAGTGACAGTGCTTTCTGCTTATTTCAGGCTTTATAATTCTgtgtcttcctttttgttttgctttaaaatggcTCTTCTCTCCTGCAAATGATATTGTATGTCCATTTCCTTGTGAATAAAGGAAGAGGAAGCTCCTTTTAACACATTGTCAATGTAGAGAACGTGTGTGGTCAGTAAGTTTCTATAAATCATCTTGACCCTTTTTCTCTCATGCTAAGGGCTTACATCTCTTGTTCTAGTTGTTCCTCTGAATTATTCCTGTTGAGGTTATTATTCACATGACTAAATCAAACCCCTGAAAACGAAATGTTTctgcatttgctgcttttatctgtttttaaagagtTGCCTTTGTTATTTCTATGTTGGATTTGTTTAAGACAGAGTAAGGTTGATTGAGTTGTTGGCAGAGTTAATAAGTGGTTGTGACACTCTCAAGCAGAAATGAGATCAAAAAGTCTTGAATCAATCCAAGACTTCCATTTAAAGAGCAAACCGTAGCTGCAGTCATGTGCTGGGGCGTTACACATTGGAGCACaagctgcaggaacaggcaTTTATAAATGTAGGGCTGCCCACAAATTACAGCCTGGGAGCTGATGCTTTTGGGAGGTTATTGCACACCCTGAGTGACTGTGACTcagctgggggtgctggcatACCCTGTGCACTGGGTTCAGTGGCTCTTCAGCTGGGCATTCCTCCTTGCTGGTAGTGTTTGTGGGTGACTTCTTTTATCCAGCATCCTTGAAAGGATTGTCTGCCTGTGGAAGCAGGTGGTGTTGGGAGTCTCCTGAGTGTGTGCTTagcagctggaaggaggagggcTGGCACCAGGGGacctcacagctgctgctgacaaaGGACGGTGTCTCCAGGCGATCCAGAAGCTGTGAggtccctgccatggggtctgcatgaggagagcagcaggtgGTTCCTTGTGGTTTGGTGTCACCACTGTCACCATGGGCATCTGGTGCAGCATTTGtgccccagctgcagagcagggcaggggctgtgctgtggctcaGCTGTGTGATCTCATCACTCCTCAGTGCTCCCATCCCGTGGGGCAAAACCACGTGGTTTCGTTACCTCTGCGTGTGGCAGGTGGGGTAGAATTGCCTCCTCTGCCCAATCCTGTTTGTAAAGCCTTCTGAGACCTTTCAGGGTTTTGGACAGgcaaagatttcattttcagctcTCTGGTTCACATTATCTGATTTCCCGTAGCCTTTCAATGCCCATTCATTTTCCACGGGTATGAAGTAGCTGGTGTTCAACTTCCTCAGCTGTTGTGCTGCTTGTCGAGGATCCCATCTCGATGAGTCTCACCTAGAAAACAATGTGTGCACAAGCTGTTGTTACAGACCCCCGCTGGCTCCCAGTGGGGCAGAATTCCTCACAATAATAGTTTTCGCATGTGGCCCGGTCCCCGCGCGGGATCCTTGGGACAGCATTGTTCAGAGGAAGCCTTGCCTGCGTCTGAATAGCGctcggggtgccaggaggaagagaggaggaaaaggaaatggggGAGCTGCAGGTTTGTCTCGCATTCACATCAGATGACAGGAAGTGGAGATGGAGGTTGGCCGCGGGATCTGTGCAGCGTGGTGGGGCCGCAGCGGTGCCAACAACTTCCAAGCTCTGGATGACCCACGTTGTTGCCATAGTAAAGCTTTTTACATcttctcaccttttttttttttcataaggcTTCAGGTTTTCCATGACAGTTTTCTTCTTCGGTACCTCTTGGCCTGAAGAACTACTTGTCAAGTTACTGTTAATGCCCTCATTATTTTAACAATAACAAACCATAATCACAGCCTGAAGCGTTAATTACACGAGATTTGTGAGCTGTTCCACCTTGAGGAGGTGACCTGCAGTTGTAAAATTGCAGGCATGGTTGGAAAAAGGATTCTAAATAAAATAGATGACATAAGTTGCTTCTAGACTGTTGatgaaatttgttttaaagaagcAACTATCACCTCACTGCGAAGAAAGTACTATTTGAACACAGAtgctctcagaaaaaaaacacccccaaagaGTTCCTTTTGGCAAGGCAGCTGGAAGGTTTTTAGTGCAGAACTCAGGGAGAatcttccctgcccttcccctgcctCTGTAATGCCCAAAAGGGCAACAGCATCCTGGTGGTAAGGACTTTATTTCCATACTGCTGAAATTCCGAGGGCTTTTTTGTAGCAGTATGTTTACAGAAACAAACCTGAGGTGCGTTTACATATTTTGGAGGCTCTGGAAGTCCAACATGTGGAGTTTTTTATACATCATGTCTCCAAAGTCAGTTTTTCACTTGCACATCTGTGTCTGCTTGTTGGAAGTGTGAGGTGGTGAAATTTGGCTACTGTGTAATCAGCTCCTTTTCTTCGCCCTGCTCTTTTGTGTTTCCCTTGCTTTCTGAGCAGAGTTTGAGAGCTCATGGGCTTCTTGGAAGACCATGCACTTCATCTGTATTCCAAAGGATGTAGGAAGCCTTCCATAATCAATGACAATGTGTGTGTTCCCCCGGGGGATAACTTGGCCCTTCTGCACCGCTCGTCTGTACACACGCTGCACCTTCACCTCTTTAAAAGTGCACATCCTGAATGTCCACCGTGACCATCCTGTGGGATGACTCACATTCCTGGAACTTTCTTGCCTGGCTTCTGAGGCTTAACAAAGGGCTAAGGCCCTTTTCACACATCCTATCAGGctttattaggaaaaatgttgTCTGCCCTTCCCATTTGGACGGTCCCTGTAGTCGCCTGGTGCACTTGGCTGTCTTGGACCACTACTGACCATTCATGTCTGGACGTGGGAGGTTTCATCCAGTGCCTGGTGTTATCCTGGTAGGCTCTGTGAGCTCTGAGTGTTACCTTAAACACTAAAGATTGGGGTTAGACTGTGTGGTTTGCTAGCAAACACTGTACAGCTGCTTGGGAGATGAGTCCTGTGTAAGACACCCTTATTAAACACTTAAATAATCCTTAGAGGCCAGGGATGGGGTCAGGCGGTGAAGGAACAATGAGTGTCACTTTTCTCCTAGGCCAGCCAGTGTTGTTAAACACTTCAATCCCAGGGAaccaaaaaaagctgcaaagaacTTTCAGGATTAGATGTGGCCTGTACAGCAAATGTGCTCCTTGTTTTAAGTTGCTCAATGCAGTAGATACTAAGCAGACAGATTTACTCTGGCTTTCCCCAGTTTTATTGGAAACAGCACACTCCCCACTGGATGGCAGGAAGATAATTGGCTAAAGAAGTGTCTGACTTCCATGAACATGTCACTGAAAAGCTGTCTGAGCCAGAAGCACTGGCAGATTTGGGCTGGATGATACTGAGGGCTGGCCGGTGCCTTTGCCTTTTTTGTTGAGGTCTACTGGCAATTCCTGGCTGCAGGTTGTTCTGtttattcttctgttttcctacATCCCCATCTTTTCCAGGCAAGTGTCTGTGTGCCCTGGGGTGTCCTTGCCAGTGCACTGACACTGGttggcacagggaagggatgagtttgtgcagggagagggagggcagcaggaggagcaggatccTGAGGGATGCAGGGTGCTGTGGATTGTGGGCTCAGACTTCTTGTGCTGGGAGAAGAATACAGGGGGAGCTTCAGGTGGTCACATCAGGGCTAGAGAGGGGGAGACAGGAGGGTTATGTTTAAAAGCAGGAGTGATTTAGTGAGGCAGGAGGCAAAGCCCTCCCAAACCCCTTGGGAGTCATTGCATAATAGTCCAAAAGGCAGCTATTAATAGATCTTCTGTGTGCCCttcagctggcactgctgggagggagctTTGTGCCTTGGGGTTTTGGAAAGTCACTGGTaacactgctcagagctgtggaTGCTGAAGGGGTGCTGCACAGGGCACCCACTTCTGCAGGGAGTGGGGAATGTGTGTGACTCAGCTGAATGTGTTGCTACCAAGTGTGagctgcatgtgtgtgtgtcgGGGGTTCCTCTCTATCTCCTCACTGTCAGTGGGATGAACCATGtcacaaatgttttcttttctcttcagatACCACCTCCTCAAACTCCTTCAGAAGTTTGGCAAAGTAAAGCAATTTGACTTTCTCTTCCACAAGTCTGGTGCTCTGGAAGGGCAGCCGAGGGGTTACTGTTTTGTCAACTTTGAAACCAAACAGGTAAGTTGCTCTTTATCTAAAGTTCTGATACAAATGACTGACTTCTTTCCCCTTATTTAAAACTACAACAGGAAAGGATAAATTCAGTACTTTGTCTACACAAACCCACAGATTCtaacagctctgctctgtcacAGCCACTTTGTGCCTGCTCCTGGAAGTAGCAGTAGTGATTCTCCTCTGCTGTCTTTTCCTGAATCCTGCTTTTTAATGCTAACCAGAAAGGGCCAGTTCTTTGGTCCATTTTGCAGCTGGTGATAAGGATGTCAGAAGAGCCCTGACACTGTGCATTAGCTCTAGAAAATTACTCATAGCAAGGTGGAGCAGCATTGCCATAAATCTTCAGCTGCTGTGAGTCAGGTTTTATGGGAGTGTCCCAAAACTGCTGAGCCCAGAACAGGACGGAGTGGATCATGGTCCCAGTGCACAGGAGCGGGGTCTGGACTGAGCAGGGGTAGGTGTTAATGACACACAGGTAACCTCTGGAATGAGTCACAGTGTTTTCTCCTGCACCAGAAACCTTCCTCCAAATGCTGTTCCCAGGGCCTCCACGTTTGGTATTTTCAAAATTGAGTATTTTCCCCATTTCGTCCcccaaaacaaatgaaagaattaAACAGCAAGGCTGATAAAGTCTGGTTACTGGGCGTCTTTTGAAGATATCCCTAGATTGGGATACAGTGGGATAAACTTTCTGTGCTGTCAATGAGCTGTACTTACAGTAGGCtgaataacaaagaaaaaaaggctattTCCATGTAAGTCAGTTTTGAGTAAAGGCTTGGTTTGTTTATGGAGCTGTCTTCCTgtgcaggaagcagagaaggcAATCCAGTGTCTCAATGGGAAGCTGGCCCTTTCCAAGAAATTGGTGGTGCGATGGGCACACGCACAAGTCAAGGTAAGCTGGTTGCTGGAAAGAAGAGTTGCTTTTAGTTTGCAAAATTGAAAAACTTTAATACTAAAGCCTTCTTATCAAGTCTGTCTTGGACTGGCAAAAAATAGTTTCAGTCTGTTCTAGGAAATAACTTGGAGAGTTGATGTTTACAATCTACAGCTTCTCCTGTCTACCCAAACTGTGCTGGATTAGCTGTGAGTGAGGACAGCCCCTTTAGCCTGGGGTTCTTTAGGAGGGGGTTTCTGGTCAGTGTGAACAGATTACTTCTATAAATGTCCATGTTTTAACTTTTCCCAAACTTAGTGAGTAATTGGCTGGAAGTTTGAATCCTTCCCTTTGTGGTTTTCTGGATAGGAGAGGTATGGAAATTCCCAATTACCGGTTACTGTGTTACTTTGTTCCACTTCTGAAAGCACTTATGCGGCAGCAGCTCTAATTAGTTTTGACTTTAAAGTAACATACTCTGCTTCTAAGCTAAATATCCTTTTATTCCTTGTTCTGTCACATAAACAATCAAGTTTTTAAGATTGACTTAGGCAGTACCTTCTGGAACatccttattttaatttttttaaattcttgtctTGTTTCTCCTACAGTTATTTACTATCTTGTATTTGataaagcaatttattttgaataactTTCTTTGCAGATAAACAGATTTTgggggaggcagagaggagatgCTTGTTGCTATTTTCTTTTGGGTAGTTCTCTTTTAGCGTGTGTTGATTATCCTCCAAGCAGCTTTCTGCTCTGTCTTATCAAGTATATTAGTGCAGCTGTTTCGGATGCTTAAAAAACCAGACCAGGTATCTTCATTAAAGGAGACCACATTGTTTTAGTTACTGACTTCAAGGTCTCTTGTCTGCACATCCAAGCTTGTGCAAATCCAGTCTCCATTTTCTGTAGCCGTGGAGCTACTGGAGTGCCACGTGCTTCCGGATGCCTGAGGAATGATCAGGCCACGAAAGGAGTCTGAGCTGGAGGAGTGAGTATCTGCCCAGCTGCTCCGGGGTCTGGGGAGCAACATGCATAAATAATCACCTCGGTTCACATGGCATTTTCTAATCCCTGAATGGAAAGACTTAACAGCACAAAACTTTGGCTTATTGTAACAAGAGTTTGTTTTAGACAAGACCAGCGCggtgctgagcagctctgagaTGAGTGGCCAAGGCTCACCAGACGCTGTCAGtttgagcagctctgctgaaaaacaaacctgacTCTGTGCCAAGCGAAATAAGGAAGCAGAACACTGCAAATAGTTCAGGAGGCCCGTTGCCCACAGAGATGACAGACTCACAAGCTGCCTTCTACAGAAAGGAGGTGGTTCCTAActggtcttttttcttttctttcccaccttttctcccagcactgcccggTTCCGTGCAGTCATGTGCTCGGGTtaccttctggctctgcacataAAGAGCATAGCAAACAGTACAGTAGTTACCTTCAAATTTACCATCTTTGCTTCCTGCCTTACATAGAGGGGAACAAGAAGTGACAGGATAAGGTTTAAGGATCCACAGTACAGTGCACATAACTGTTCAGTATCCAGTCTGCATTCCATGTTGGTACTAACCAAATACTGTGGTTGGGATTTCTTTCAGCGTTTGGCCACCAAAATCTTTCCTAGCAAAAGCTCCACAAAACTTGAGGCTATGTTAATCCAGCTTTAAAGTCCATCTGTGGGAAATGTTTCTTTGTTCCTAATTGCAGCTGACTCAGTCCTTGGTCTCTTGCTTGCAGAGATATGATCAcaataaaaatgagaagatCCTTCCAATCAGTCTGGAGCCGTCTTCCAGCACAGAGCCGCCCCAATCCAACCTAAGGTAGGAGATGGGTTGGGTGAGAGGTGacccagctgtggggctggcagggaacCAGCTTCTTCACTTTCAGTAAGATTTAGAGTTGTTGGCATTGTTTGTGTTAAAAATCTAGCATGGCAAAAAAGCTGTTTTTGAAAGGGCAGTGCCTGTGAAGTCACTCACTTGATGGGGGATACTTCAGACTGGAAGTTTATTTTCTAATGTGCAAAGCCAGTGGCTGGTAGGAAGGGAATGAGGTGAGGAGGGGAATTGGGAATGTGTAGCACTCCAGCTCCCTTGGCCAGAATCACTGCACTTCATGTGGATTTCAGTGAGAGGGTTTTTACTGTACTAATTTGTTTCAGCAAAATGCTTATGAGCAAGAAGTTCTACTATAGTGGCtgaagattaaaacaaaatcacGGGTAGTACTTCgcataaaactattttttttgttttttgtcagTGGTTTTTTGCCTGTGTAGGTCTTGTCTGTGGGATGTAGTTAAATTCTCCAACCTCTGCATTTACCTAAAGCACATGGTGCTGCTTTGCTAATTCAGTTTGTTTGAAAGGGTGTgtggttttcctctgtgttctgTCACTGGAATCCTGTGAGGAACCAGGACCAGATTAATGCATTTTCCCAGAGATAAAATGAGCTTGGAATTCAGAAGTAACAGGCTAGGAGGTAAAGAGCAGAGGGGTTTGAGTCATGCAGATTGTTAACTGCATCAGTGGCACAAAGGGGTTGCTCTAGTGAGGATGGATGGTGCAAGAAGCCACCGCGGGGAAGGGAACATTCCTCCCCGTCCATACCCAGTGGAGGATAGTGAATAACAAAAGTCCTAGGAATTTGGGGTGTAACCTAGGATAGCTTCTCCCTTTGGGATAAACCCTGCTAATGCTGAAATAATGTTTCTTCCTGACCTAATTGGAGTCTGGGGTTTTCCCATCCCGAGCGGGCTGTAGCTGGGAGGAAGTCTGgctttcatttctctgctgttcccagcagcctgctccgagctgtgctctgctgcacaTGCTCAGACCTCCTGAAATGACATCATTTCACATGAAGTAGGAAGGCTTGTCGTGTTCTTGTCTCACTCAGCGTCCTCAAGAAAGCTCTGAATAGGTGCAGGGGCCGTtattttggggtgctgaggTGTCCCTTGGAGGAGCAAACCCATGCAGAGGTTGAAATGCAGCAGTGTGGGCTCTGGTCAGTGCATTCCTGCTTCACTGTGGATGCAGCAGTGGGGGCTGTCTGGCCCCTCCTTGTGCAGTGAGGATTCTCATGTCAGCAGAATCTCTGGATTTCTGTAGTTGGGTTTCATGCTAAGATCAAGCTcaatttcccttctgctttttctctttccagtgtCAGTGCAAAAATAAAGGCCATTGAAGCCAAGCTGAAAATGATGGCAGAAAATCCAGACGCAGAATATCCTGCAGCACCTGTTTATTCTTACTTCAAACCACCGGATAAGAAAAGGACTACTCCTTACTCTAGAGCTGCCTGGAAATCCAGAAGATGATGCTTATGAGTGGATGATGGTAGCAAGAAACACTGCTTTGTATACCTGGAGTCCTCCAATGCTTTTGTACTTTTGTAGAGTGGGAAGGACGATGCCACCTGAGCAGGGCAcggccagcacagccctctgtCACACCTGAGGGTCTGCGCCTC from Corvus moneduloides isolate bCorMon1 chromosome 21, bCorMon1.pri, whole genome shotgun sequence includes these protein-coding regions:
- the MRRF gene encoding ribosome-recycling factor, mitochondrial isoform X2, with translation MALALRCLRPLPSLLHRSWSSFAMTRWLPQAPRGCPACVQQMLLSRQLATKKAKGKGQSQAKVNISAALVEDIINLEETSEDMQAVIEALKEDFSRSLSVRTSPGALDHITVMTKDGKFPLNQLGQISQKSPQLMIVNMTDFPESTAAAVKAIRESGMNLNPEVDGTMIRVPIPKKFLVLEVQKLLLPREMSCVEPSWVISSLRVCSATRRGGTWRAAVLKPLELGEAEKKMFLVVWCVL
- the MRRF gene encoding ribosome-recycling factor, mitochondrial isoform X3, which codes for MALALRCLRPLPSLLHRSWSSFAMTRWLPQAPRGCPACVQQMLLSRQLATKKAKGKGQSQAKVNISAALVEDIINLEETSEDMQAVIEALKEDFSRSLSVRTSPGALDHITVMTKDGKFPLNQLGQISQKSPQLMIVNMTDFPESTAAAVKAIRESGMNLNPEVDGTMIRVPIPKGKVHLKFSSAELPVAYHVQQHPLVKPGVHIILVGNPGHGELE
- the MRRF gene encoding ribosome-recycling factor, mitochondrial isoform X1, which codes for MALALRCLRPLPSLLHRSWSSFAMTRWLPQAPRGCPACVQQMLLSRQLATKKAKGKGQSQAKVNISAALVEDIINLEETSEDMQAVIEALKEDFSRSLSVRTSPGALDHITVMTKDGKFPLNQLGQISQKSPQLMIVNMTDFPESTAAAVKAIRESGMNLNPEVDGTMIRVPIPKVTREHRESLVKLAKQSTNKSKEALRKVRSKSITQVKKFKNKVSEDTIWLLEKQIQQMADEAATEMDKLLAAKTKELLG
- the RBM18 gene encoding probable RNA-binding protein 18, producing MEPGCQALPLENASILSEGALQDGHRLWIGNLDPKITEYHLLKLLQKFGKVKQFDFLFHKSGALEGQPRGYCFVNFETKQEAEKAIQCLNGKLALSKKLVVRWAHAQVKRYDHNKNEKILPISLEPSSSTEPPQSNLSVSAKIKAIEAKLKMMAENPDAEYPAAPVYSYFKPPDKKRTTPYSRAAWKSRR